The Brassica napus cultivar Da-Ae chromosome C1, Da-Ae, whole genome shotgun sequence DNA segment GAATCTGATTCTGATTTTGATGTGTTTGCCTTTGTGTTATTTGATTGGAATGATTCAGGTCTCAGGTACGATGATCTGTTCGATCAGTATGAAACCATGGACATTAAGGAAGCGCTGAACAGATTGCCCAGGGAGGTCGTCGACGCTCGTAACCAGCGTCTCAAGCGTGCTATGGATCTCTCCATGAAGCACGAGTACCTTCCCGAGGATCTTCAGGTAACTGAGGATTATTTGagcaaaaactaaatgttttgaGCTTAGGTTAATGTATATATGCTTGCCTAGAGTTTATTAGAATTAGCTGGATTGAATTAAAAGGGTATTGCATTGATTTTTTCATATCCATAAAGTGAAATGGTGATTACATTGTTATACTATTGTGTTACTGATGTTTTGAGTGAGCTATCATGTAATGTAACTTTAGAATTTTTGCAACTTGTAACTTTGAGTGTTTTTATACTATATACAGGCGGTGCAGACCCCATTCCGTGGCTATCTTAAGGAGATGCTGGCTCTTGTAAGTCTCTTTTGATCCATATCTTCAGGAAGAAGTTCATATGTGCTGTTTAGTTTGTCTACTTTCTTGCGTTAATATGCTTGTGATCTTCAGTCTGTTGCATGATGATGCCTGAAACAGTGATTTAAGACTATGAATTGAAGAATTGCCCTTTGTTGTTTGAATCAAGATGTTGTTTGTTTTCCTATACTAGGTGGAAGTCTTGCATCAGATCATTATCATTATCCACTATCATTATTACTCTATCAT contains these protein-coding regions:
- the LOC106397391 gene encoding cytochrome b-c1 complex subunit 7-1, mitochondrial-like, whose translation is MSTFLQSLIDPKKNFLARMHMNAVSTRLRRYGLRYDDLFDQYETMDIKEALNRLPREVVDARNQRLKRAMDLSMKHEYLPEDLQAVQTPFRGYLKEMLALVERERKEREALGALPLYQRTLP